In Grus americana isolate bGruAme1 chromosome 19, bGruAme1.mat, whole genome shotgun sequence, the following are encoded in one genomic region:
- the SLC6A4 gene encoding sodium-dependent serotonin transporter, giving the protein MEKKATSNETEPLTSKKDVSDCNEGEDCKENGLLVRNPKSALRLVEDGNKVHPSQGDKGGAAQISNGYSAVQSSVPCNGMGEMEDAQCTAPAATTTTTTTTSTTCGAEGQQQLMELEDRETWSKKIDFLLSVIGYAVDLGNVWRFPYICYQNGGGAFLIPYTIMAIFGGIPLFYMELALGQYHRNGCISIWRKICPIFKGIGFAICVIDLYVASYYNTIMAWAFYYLVSSFTAELPWTKCTNAWNTGNCTNYFSKDNVSWSQHSISPAEEFYTRHVLQVHRSNGLDDLGGISWQLTLCLLLIFTIVYFSIWKGVKTSGKVVWVTATFPYIILFILLVRGATLPGAWRGVLYYLKPDWQKLLATEVWVDAAAQIFFSLGPGFGVLLAYASYNKFHNNCYQDALVTSTVNCVTSFVSGFVIFTVLGYMAEMRNEDVSEVAKDTGPSLLFITYAEAIANMPASTFFAIIFFLMLLTLGLDSTFAGLEGVITGVLDEFPHVWSKRRELFVLGLTIVCFLGSLATLTFGGAYVVKLFEEYATGPAVLTVVFLEAVAVAWFYGITQFCNDVKEMLGFTPGWYWRVCWVAISPIFLLFVTCSFLSNPPELRLFDYSYPYWTTVVGYCIGTSSIICIPIYMVYRLIITPGTLKERILKSITPETATEIPFGDIRMNAV; this is encoded by the exons atggaaaaaaaggcaacaagCAATGAGACTGAGCCACTGACTTCCAAGAAAGATGTCTCAGACTGTAACGAAGGAGAAGATTGTAAAGAGAACGGACTTCTGGTCAGGAACCCTAAATCTGCCCTACGGCTCGTGGAGGATGGCAATAAAGTCCATCCCAGCCAGGGAGATAAGGGGGGGGCAGCTCAGATCTCAAATGGTTATTCGGCGGTTCAGAGCTCTGTTCCCTgcaatgggatgggggagatgGAAGATGCCCAGTGCACTGCCCCAGCAGCCACAACCACCACTACAACCACCACTTCCACCACCTGCGGAGCAgaaggccagcagcagctgatggaGCTAGAAGACCGAGAGACCTGGAGTAAAAAAATTGACTTTCTGCTCTCTGTCATTGGATATGCAGTGGATCTGGGAAATGTGTGGAGATTTCCTTATATATGCTATCAAAATGGAGGAG GAGCATTCCTCATTCCTTACACAATTATGGCCATCTTTGGAGGGATTCCTCTCTTCTATATGGAACTAGCACTAGGACAGTACCACAGGAATGGGTGTATTTcaatttggagaaaaatatgtCCTATATTCAAAG GAATTGGCTTTGCCATCTGTGTAATAGATCTTTACGTAGCCTCCTACTACAACACCATTATGGCTTGGGCCTTTTACTACCTCGTATCCTCCTTCACGGCGGAGCTGCCATGGACTAAGTGCACAAACGCTTGGAACACAGGCAACTGCACGAACTACTTCAGCAAGGACAATGTCAGCTGGTCCCAGCACTCTATCTCTCCCGCAGAAGAATTTTATAC ccGCCACGTTCTACAAGTGCACAGGTCCAATGGGCTGGATGACCTGGGGGGCATTAGCTGGCAATTGACCCTCTGTTTATTGTTAATCTTCACCATTGTATACTTCAGCATCTGGAAAGGGGTCAAAACATCTGGCAAG GTGGTATGGGTGACTGCCACATTCCCTTACATCATACTCTTCATCCTGCTAGTGAGAGGTGCAACTTTGCCTGGGGCTTGGAGAGGTGTCCTCTACTACTTGAAACCTGACTGGCAGAAACTCCTGGCCACTGAg GTTTGGGTGGATGCAGcagctcagatttttttctcccttggtCCAGGCTTTGGGGTCCTATTGGCTTATGCCAGCTACAACAAATTCCATAACAACTGCTACCA AGATGCTCTGGTTACCAGTACCGTGAACTGTGTGACTAGTTTTGTGTCTGGATTCGTCATTTTCACTGTGCTGGGATACATGGCTGAGATGAGGAACGAAGATGTATCAGAAGTTGCCAAAGACACTG GACCCAGCCTTCTCTTCATTACGTACGCTGAGGCCATTGCAAACATGCCTGCTTCCACTTTCTTTGCCATCATCTTTTTCCTGATGTTGCTCACGCTGGGATTAGACAGCACG TTTGCAGGACTAGAGGGAGTGATTACTGGAGTACTGGATGAATTCCCACATGTCTGGAGCAAACGCAGGGAATTGTTTGTCCTTGGTCTGACCattgtttgctttctggggTCATTAGCAACTTTGACATTT GGAGGCGCGTATGTGGTAAAGCTGTTTGAAGAATACGCCACTGGTCCAGCTGTCCTAACTGTTGtgtttctggaagcagttgCAGTGGCCTGGTTCTATG GCATCACCCAGTTCTGCAACGATGTGAAAGAAATGCTAGGCTTTACCCCAGGCTGGTACTGGCGAGTCTGCTGGGTAGCAATTAGTCCCATCTTCCTTCTG tttgtcaCTTGCAGCTTTCTGTCCAACCCTCCTGAGCTACGGCTTTTTGATTACAGTTATCCCTACTGGACCACAGTAGTGGGTTATTGCATAGGAACCTCTTCTATCATCTGTATTCCAATCTACATGGTTTATCGGTTGATCATCACTCCAGGAACACTTAAGGAG CGTATTCTGAAAAGCATTACTCCAGAAACAGCTACAGAAATTCCTTTTGGAGACATCCGCATGAATGCAGTATAA
- the NSRP1 gene encoding nuclear speckle splicing regulatory protein 1 isoform X1, whose translation MAAFSKQYGLIMPKKLPQKNLVSKKLSVFADDSDEEPSVGESLQKEALKKQAMKQTKLEIQKALEEDATVYEYDSIYDEMQQKKKEINARVLSGKDDKKPRYIQNILKAAEIRKKEQEKRMERKIQKEREMEGGEFAHKEAFVTSAYKKKLQERAEEEERERREAALEAYLDVTKQKDLSGFYRHLLNQRVGEEEMPKCSFREARIKEEKSDSCYDESNQRNKCPSERQRVKPSAKKENNPDADTDLGTDSSDDDKRHKNSKVNLKKKKRRESSVSSEEELKRPKSQRHSRSPSSSSVEEELRTKAQTNDLTKSRPSRRGNDEQYREKDNERSRTHEKDHQREKEERHRYGDHTNKDSYRRREEQDDKQRGKERKEREGHGREWRKAKERDEKGSEKEREKERIRNGKDRYSDRGKERGEKCREKEDHVKERREKYGSDEKKYRERREGTPTSLEKDGETDLEKERKGKEREVDEKGRSSSGILSEQKRKAGEEGEKEEKEQAQKPSESMSKFAKRSNEETVMSARDRYLARQMARVSTKSYIEKEED comes from the exons CCGTCTGTTGGTGAAAGTCTTCAGAAAGAAGCATTGAAAAAACAAGCAATGAAACAG actAAATTGGAGATTCAGAAGGCTTTGGAGGAAGATGCTACAGTGTATGAATATGACAGTATTTATGatgaaatgcagcagaagaagaaagaaattaatgccAGAGTGTTATCtggaaaagatgacaaaaag CCCAGATACATCCAAAATATCCTCAAAGCAGCTGAGATTAGAAAGAaggagcaagaaaaaagaatggaaagaaaaattcagaaagaacGTGAAATGGAAGGAGGAGAGTTCGCTCACAAGGAGGCTTTTGTGACTTCAGCCTATAAGAAGAAGCTGCAagaaagggcagaggaggaggaaagagaaagaagagaggcagCTCTCGAAG CGTACCTGGACGTGACCAAACAGAAGGATCTCAGTGGATTTTACAGGCATCTTCTAAACCAGAGAGTAGGGGAAGAAGAGATGCCTAAATGCAGCTTCCGTGAAGCCAG gataaaggaagaaaaatctgacagTTGTTATGATGAATCCAACCAAAGGAACAAATGCCCCTCTGAAAGGCAAAGAGTGAAGCCCTCTGCTAAGAAAGAGAATAATCCAGATGCTGATACCGACTTGGGAACTGATAGTAGTGATGATGATAAGAGACACAAAAATAGTAAAgtaaatttgaaaaagaagaaaaggagagagagctCTGTGAGCAGTGAAGAGGAGCTTAAACGTCCCAAAAGCCAGAGGCATTCCAGGTCACCAAGCTCATCCAGTGTGGAGGAAGAGCTGCGCACAAAAGCCCAAACAAATGATCTTACAAAGAGCAGACCAAGCAGAAGGGGAAATGACGAACAGTACAGGGAAAAAGATAATGAGAGAAGTAGGACCCATGAAAAGGATCaccaaagggaaaaggaagagcgACACAGGTATGGAGATCACACTAATAAAGATAGCTATagaaggagggaagagcaggatgATAAAcaaagggggaaggaaagaaaagagagggagggacATGGCAGAGAATGGAGGAAGGCAAAGGAGAGAGACGAGAAGGGCTCAGAAAAGGAAcgagagaaagaaagaataagaaatgGTAAAGATAGATATAGtgacagagggaaggagagaggagagaaatgcagagaaaaggaagatcatgtgaaggagaggagagagaaatatgGTAGTGACGAAAAGAAGtacagagagagaagggaaggtaCTCCTACATCTTTGGAAAAAGATGGAGAGACTGAtctggaaaaagagaggaaaggaaaagagagagaggtggATGAGAAGGGAAGATCCAGCTCTGGAATTTTGTCTGAGCAGAAACGTAAAGCTggagaagaaggggagaaagaggagaaagaacaaGCACAGAAACCATCTGAGAGCATGAGCAAATTTGCTAAACGGAGCAATGAAGAGACAGTCATGTCAGCAAGGGACCGCTATTTGGCAAGGCAAATGGCACGTGTCAGCACTAAATCTTACATTGAGAAGGAAGAAGATTAA
- the NSRP1 gene encoding nuclear speckle splicing regulatory protein 1 isoform X2 produces MESGRGRYGLIMPKKLPQKNLVSKKLSVFADDSDEEPSVGESLQKEALKKQAMKQTKLEIQKALEEDATVYEYDSIYDEMQQKKKEINARVLSGKDDKKPRYIQNILKAAEIRKKEQEKRMERKIQKEREMEGGEFAHKEAFVTSAYKKKLQERAEEEERERREAALEAYLDVTKQKDLSGFYRHLLNQRVGEEEMPKCSFREARIKEEKSDSCYDESNQRNKCPSERQRVKPSAKKENNPDADTDLGTDSSDDDKRHKNSKVNLKKKKRRESSVSSEEELKRPKSQRHSRSPSSSSVEEELRTKAQTNDLTKSRPSRRGNDEQYREKDNERSRTHEKDHQREKEERHRYGDHTNKDSYRRREEQDDKQRGKERKEREGHGREWRKAKERDEKGSEKEREKERIRNGKDRYSDRGKERGEKCREKEDHVKERREKYGSDEKKYRERREGTPTSLEKDGETDLEKERKGKEREVDEKGRSSSGILSEQKRKAGEEGEKEEKEQAQKPSESMSKFAKRSNEETVMSARDRYLARQMARVSTKSYIEKEED; encoded by the exons CCGTCTGTTGGTGAAAGTCTTCAGAAAGAAGCATTGAAAAAACAAGCAATGAAACAG actAAATTGGAGATTCAGAAGGCTTTGGAGGAAGATGCTACAGTGTATGAATATGACAGTATTTATGatgaaatgcagcagaagaagaaagaaattaatgccAGAGTGTTATCtggaaaagatgacaaaaag CCCAGATACATCCAAAATATCCTCAAAGCAGCTGAGATTAGAAAGAaggagcaagaaaaaagaatggaaagaaaaattcagaaagaacGTGAAATGGAAGGAGGAGAGTTCGCTCACAAGGAGGCTTTTGTGACTTCAGCCTATAAGAAGAAGCTGCAagaaagggcagaggaggaggaaagagaaagaagagaggcagCTCTCGAAG CGTACCTGGACGTGACCAAACAGAAGGATCTCAGTGGATTTTACAGGCATCTTCTAAACCAGAGAGTAGGGGAAGAAGAGATGCCTAAATGCAGCTTCCGTGAAGCCAG gataaaggaagaaaaatctgacagTTGTTATGATGAATCCAACCAAAGGAACAAATGCCCCTCTGAAAGGCAAAGAGTGAAGCCCTCTGCTAAGAAAGAGAATAATCCAGATGCTGATACCGACTTGGGAACTGATAGTAGTGATGATGATAAGAGACACAAAAATAGTAAAgtaaatttgaaaaagaagaaaaggagagagagctCTGTGAGCAGTGAAGAGGAGCTTAAACGTCCCAAAAGCCAGAGGCATTCCAGGTCACCAAGCTCATCCAGTGTGGAGGAAGAGCTGCGCACAAAAGCCCAAACAAATGATCTTACAAAGAGCAGACCAAGCAGAAGGGGAAATGACGAACAGTACAGGGAAAAAGATAATGAGAGAAGTAGGACCCATGAAAAGGATCaccaaagggaaaaggaagagcgACACAGGTATGGAGATCACACTAATAAAGATAGCTATagaaggagggaagagcaggatgATAAAcaaagggggaaggaaagaaaagagagggagggacATGGCAGAGAATGGAGGAAGGCAAAGGAGAGAGACGAGAAGGGCTCAGAAAAGGAAcgagagaaagaaagaataagaaatgGTAAAGATAGATATAGtgacagagggaaggagagaggagagaaatgcagagaaaaggaagatcatgtgaaggagaggagagagaaatatgGTAGTGACGAAAAGAAGtacagagagagaagggaaggtaCTCCTACATCTTTGGAAAAAGATGGAGAGACTGAtctggaaaaagagaggaaaggaaaagagagagaggtggATGAGAAGGGAAGATCCAGCTCTGGAATTTTGTCTGAGCAGAAACGTAAAGCTggagaagaaggggagaaagaggagaaagaacaaGCACAGAAACCATCTGAGAGCATGAGCAAATTTGCTAAACGGAGCAATGAAGAGACAGTCATGTCAGCAAGGGACCGCTATTTGGCAAGGCAAATGGCACGTGTCAGCACTAAATCTTACATTGAGAAGGAAGAAGATTAA
- the NSRP1 gene encoding nuclear speckle splicing regulatory protein 1 isoform X3, giving the protein MLQCMNMTVFMMKCSRRRKKLMPECYLEKMTKRSIPENPRYIQNILKAAEIRKKEQEKRMERKIQKEREMEGGEFAHKEAFVTSAYKKKLQERAEEEERERREAALEAYLDVTKQKDLSGFYRHLLNQRVGEEEMPKCSFREARIKEEKSDSCYDESNQRNKCPSERQRVKPSAKKENNPDADTDLGTDSSDDDKRHKNSKVNLKKKKRRESSVSSEEELKRPKSQRHSRSPSSSSVEEELRTKAQTNDLTKSRPSRRGNDEQYREKDNERSRTHEKDHQREKEERHRYGDHTNKDSYRRREEQDDKQRGKERKEREGHGREWRKAKERDEKGSEKEREKERIRNGKDRYSDRGKERGEKCREKEDHVKERREKYGSDEKKYRERREGTPTSLEKDGETDLEKERKGKEREVDEKGRSSSGILSEQKRKAGEEGEKEEKEQAQKPSESMSKFAKRSNEETVMSARDRYLARQMARVSTKSYIEKEED; this is encoded by the exons ATGCTACAGTGTATGAATATGACAGTATTTATGatgaaatgcagcagaagaagaaagaaattaatgccAGAGTGTTATCtggaaaagatgacaaaaaggTCGATACCTGAAAAT CCCAGATACATCCAAAATATCCTCAAAGCAGCTGAGATTAGAAAGAaggagcaagaaaaaagaatggaaagaaaaattcagaaagaacGTGAAATGGAAGGAGGAGAGTTCGCTCACAAGGAGGCTTTTGTGACTTCAGCCTATAAGAAGAAGCTGCAagaaagggcagaggaggaggaaagagaaagaagagaggcagCTCTCGAAG CGTACCTGGACGTGACCAAACAGAAGGATCTCAGTGGATTTTACAGGCATCTTCTAAACCAGAGAGTAGGGGAAGAAGAGATGCCTAAATGCAGCTTCCGTGAAGCCAG gataaaggaagaaaaatctgacagTTGTTATGATGAATCCAACCAAAGGAACAAATGCCCCTCTGAAAGGCAAAGAGTGAAGCCCTCTGCTAAGAAAGAGAATAATCCAGATGCTGATACCGACTTGGGAACTGATAGTAGTGATGATGATAAGAGACACAAAAATAGTAAAgtaaatttgaaaaagaagaaaaggagagagagctCTGTGAGCAGTGAAGAGGAGCTTAAACGTCCCAAAAGCCAGAGGCATTCCAGGTCACCAAGCTCATCCAGTGTGGAGGAAGAGCTGCGCACAAAAGCCCAAACAAATGATCTTACAAAGAGCAGACCAAGCAGAAGGGGAAATGACGAACAGTACAGGGAAAAAGATAATGAGAGAAGTAGGACCCATGAAAAGGATCaccaaagggaaaaggaagagcgACACAGGTATGGAGATCACACTAATAAAGATAGCTATagaaggagggaagagcaggatgATAAAcaaagggggaaggaaagaaaagagagggagggacATGGCAGAGAATGGAGGAAGGCAAAGGAGAGAGACGAGAAGGGCTCAGAAAAGGAAcgagagaaagaaagaataagaaatgGTAAAGATAGATATAGtgacagagggaaggagagaggagagaaatgcagagaaaaggaagatcatgtgaaggagaggagagagaaatatgGTAGTGACGAAAAGAAGtacagagagagaagggaaggtaCTCCTACATCTTTGGAAAAAGATGGAGAGACTGAtctggaaaaagagaggaaaggaaaagagagagaggtggATGAGAAGGGAAGATCCAGCTCTGGAATTTTGTCTGAGCAGAAACGTAAAGCTggagaagaaggggagaaagaggagaaagaacaaGCACAGAAACCATCTGAGAGCATGAGCAAATTTGCTAAACGGAGCAATGAAGAGACAGTCATGTCAGCAAGGGACCGCTATTTGGCAAGGCAAATGGCACGTGTCAGCACTAAATCTTACATTGAGAAGGAAGAAGATTAA